The proteins below come from a single Drosophila teissieri strain GT53w chromosome 3L, Prin_Dtei_1.1, whole genome shotgun sequence genomic window:
- the LOC122618143 gene encoding trypsin alpha-3, producing MHFVVLVTRSPHYRRVDIEMQGMLLPLMFWMIWIPESAAEEPTPLSRNPRIVGGHPSGVWNQPHVVNIRRRGNFECGGSLVTPHCVLTAAHCLKDGQPSDFVVRGGVTYLSDMRNSRYVKKILLPSAYSRTTLDNDVALLQLQQPFQASIAKPISLAVRSPRSGSFVRVSGWGLTDSSSSSLPNQLHSVHVQVMPQRECRDLYRGYRNITASMFCASVPGLKDACAADSGGPVVNSHGFLVGVVSWGRANRCAARDSPGVYSDVSYLSDWIADNMHSYC from the coding sequence ATGCATTTCGTCGTTCTAGTCACCCGAAGTCCACATTACAGACGAGTCGATATCGAGATGCAAGGtatgctgctgccgctgatgttTTGGATGATTTGGATTCCGGAGTCTGCGGCAGAGGAGCCGACACCGCTAAGCCGTAACCCACGTATTGTGGGTGGCCATCCGAGCGGGGTGTGGAACCAGCCGCACGTGGTTAACATCCGGCGACGTGGGAACTTTGAGTGCGGCGGTTCCCTGGTCACTCCACACTGCGTCTTGACCGCCGCCCACTGCCTTAAAGATGGCCAACCATCGGATTTCGTGGTTCGTGGCGGGGTGACCTATCTGAGTGATATGCGTAACTCTCGCTATGTGAAGAAAATACTGCTGCCATCGGCCTACAGTCGCACCACATTGGACAACGACGTGGCGCTCCTCCAGCTTCAGCAACCGTTTCAAGCCTCCATTGCCAAGCCCATCTCCTTGGCCGTGCGGTCTCCGCGATCCGGATCTTTTGTCCGGGTGTCCGGCTGGGGATTAACCGACTCAAGCTCCTCATCGCTGCCCAATCAACTGCACAGTGTCCATGTGCAAGTGATGCCGCAACGGGAGTGTCGAGATTTGTATCGTGGCTACCGGAACATCACAGCCAGCATGTTCTGTGCCTCCGTGCCGGGCTTAAAGGATGCATGTGCCGCGGATTCGGGCGGTCCAGTGGTCAATTCGCATGGTTTCCTTGTGGGCGTCGTGTCGTGGGGCAGGGCAAATCGGTGTGCCGCCAGGGATAGTCCCGGAGTGTACTCCGATGTGAGTTACCTGTCCGACTGGATAGCGGATAATATGCACAGCTACTGCTAG
- the LOC122618141 gene encoding trypsin delta: protein MFCRISGHKSRDKVITTTVHNEMLWRWQYLILGMLLLAELTQLGEAVATNKQRRNRRLRNANGAKQLAARKNRAGNRSNRNQATARKLNNKGVNQNKKAATSSKIQSRIVGGSSTTISTTPYIVQLRRGSNLCGGSIVGKQWILTAAHCVKGYSASEFTVRAGTTTLDGSDGVTRSVSSIHVAPKFTTKKMNMDAALLKLNQTLTGTNIATISMGSYRPKAGSRVRIAGWGVTKEGGTTASKTLQTAQVKVVKQKKCRNDYRGQATITKYMLCARAAGKDSCSGDSGGPVTRNNTLLGIVSFGYGCARAGYPGVYTAVSAIRQWATNVMANN from the coding sequence ATGTTTTGCCGAATATCCGGCCATAAAAGCCGGGACAAGGTCATAACCACAACAGTTCACAACGAGATGCTTTGGCGCTGGCAGTATCTTATTCTGGGCATGCTGCTCTTGGCCGAGCTCACCCAACTGGGTGAAGCCGTGGCAACCAATAAGCAAAGGAGAAACAGGAGACTGAGAAATGCTAACGGAGCCAAGCAGTTGGCGGCCAGAAAAAACCGAGCCGGAAACAGAAGCAATCGCAACCAAGCTACTGCGAGGAAACTCAACAACAAGGGGgtcaaccaaaacaaaaaggccGCCACATCGTCCAAGATTCAGTCCAGGATTGTGGGTGGCTCCAGCACCACCATTTCCACCACGCCCTACATTGTCCAGTTGCGTCGCGGCTCGAATCTGTGTGGTGGTTCCATCGTCGGCAAACAATGGATTCTAACTGCCGCCCATTGTGTCAAGGGATACAGTGCCTCCGAATTCACGGTGCGTGCTGGAACCACTACTTTGGATGGCAGTGATGGCGTCACCCGCTCCGTCAGTTCCATTCACGTGGCGCCCAAGTTCACCACGAAGAAAATGAACATGGACGCCGCTTTGCTCAAGCTGAACCAAACCCTGACGGGCACAAATATCGCAACCATTTCAATGGGCAGCTATCGACCCAAGGCCGGTTCAAGGGTACGCATTGCAGGATGGGGTGTAACCAAGGAAGGTGGCACCACGGCATCCAAGACGCTGCAGACCGCACAGGTGAAGGTGGTCAAGCAGAAAAAGTGCCGGAACGACTACCGCGGTCAGGCTACCATCACCAAGTACATGCTCTGTGCACGCGCTGCTGGCAAGGATTCGTGCAGCGGAGATTCCGGTGGCCCAGTGACCAGGAACAACACGCTCCTGGGCATCGTGTCCTTTGGTTATGGTTGCGCCAGAGCCGGCTATCCAGGCGTTTACACAGCCGTGTCTGCGATCCGCCAGTGGGCTACAAATGTTATGGCCAACAATTGA
- the LOC122618145 gene encoding trypsin alpha-3, producing the protein MIARCLTTLFLVQILGFPTASDAHPDSVEIQPRIIGGHVSSIKQEKYLVQVTTSEELCGGSLVKPRWVITAAHCVYNKNKDDFKIYGGASDQAGPYAVIRTVDYMAIRPDFNRKTLNMDVAALRLSSDMTGANIETIALASQSVPARVLVKVSGWGFLAADATKTAERVHSVMVPMWSRSSCVSAFKGIHRITRSMVCAAKPYKKDSCDGDSGGPLVYRGQLAGIVSFGYGCASALPGVYTSVPVIRDWFLRVVEQHS; encoded by the coding sequence ATGATTGCCCGGTGTCTGACTACGCTGTTCCTTGTTCAGATTTTGGGATTCCCTACAGCTTCGGACGCACATCCCGACAGCGTGGAGATACAGCCCCGCATCATTGGTGGGCATGTGTCCAGCATCAAGCAGGAGAAGTATCTCGTTCAGGTTACCACATCCGAGGAGCTGTGTGGCGGATCACTGGTTAAGCCCCGTTGGGTTATCACTGCGGCTCATTGCGTATACAACAAGAACAAGGATGACTTCAAGATCTATGGTGGTGCCTCCGATCAGGCTGGTCCATATGCCGTCATTCGCACTGTGGACTACATGGCGATTCGTCCGGATTTCAATCGCAAAACCCTCAATATGGATGTGGCTGCCTTGCGCTTGAGTTCTGATATGACCGGCGCTAATATAGAGACCATAGCTTTGGCATCACAATCCGTTCCAGCTCGCGTTTTGGTCAAAGTCTCGGGTTGGGGTTTCCTAGCTGCCGATGCGACAAAGACTGCCGAGCGGGTGCACAGTGTCATGGTGCCCATGTGGTCACGCTCCTCCTGCGTCTCTGCATTCAAAGGAATCCATCGTATTACCCGCTCCATGGTGTGCGCCGCCAAGCCGTACAAGAAGGATTCCTGCGACGGCGACTCGGGGGGACCTTTGGTGTATCGCGGCCAGCTGGCGGGGATTGTATCCTTTGGGTATGGCTGTGCCTCCGCTTTGCCTGGCGTTTACACCAGTGTGCCTGTGATCCGGGATTGGTTTCTGCGCGTCGTGGAACAGCATTCCTGA
- the LOC122618144 gene encoding trypsin alpha-3, which produces MLRLLIGLALLHQLEGSSVFTLRQGKIFGGKSASVTEHSFLVNLRRGGKFRCGGVIISPSCVLTAAHCLEGRHQQLRDLTLHAQQQCLGDETPPEHVRSAWYVGISPNYCRQRGLDSDVAVIRLSRPFDIAGNASLVKIDFNDLPPHSNLTVLGWGAINEQGHNWNQCLQVANVRLIPHTECTKSMGSGQQKVTTNMFCALGENARDACQGDSGGPIIHAGRSVGIVSWGYGCGRGYPGVYTRLSSPAITYWLKSFIERHC; this is translated from the coding sequence ATGTTAAGACTCCTTATTGGACTAGCACTGCTCCATCAACTGGAGGGCAGCTCCGTCTTCACTCTTCGTCAGGGTAAAATCTTCGGAGGAAAATCAGCGTCGGTGACAGAGCATTCCTTCCTGGTGAATCTTCGACGCGGTGGCAAGTTCCGTTGCGGTGGCGTCATAATCTCGCCCAGCTGTGTTCTCACAGCGGCTCATTGCCTGGAGGGACGACATCAACAGCTCCGGGATTTAACATTACATGCCCAACAACAGTGCCTTGGCGATGAGACGCCGCCGGAGCATGTGCGTTCGGCCTGGTATGTCGGCATATCACCAAACTACTGCCGTCAACGCGGACTGGACTCCGATGTGGCGGTGATCCGATTGAGTCGTCCCTTTGACATCGCCGGCAATGCGAGTCTGGTGAAGATCGACTTCAATGACCTGCCACCGCATTCAAATCTCACGGTTCTCGGTTGGGGAGCGATCAACGAGCAGGGTCACAATTGGAACCAGTGTTTGCAGGTGGCCAATGTCAGGCTCATCCCGCACACGGAGTGCACCAAATCAATGGGATCAGGACAGCAGAAAGTAACGACCAACATGTTTTGTGCACTTGGTGAAAACGCGAGGGATGCCTGCCAAGGCGACTCCGGGGGCCCCATTATCCACGCTGGTCGCTCCGTGGGCATAGTATCCTGGGGCTACGGATGTGGCAGAGGTTATCCAGGCGTCTACACCCGCCTCAGCAGTCCAGCGATTACGTACTGGCTAAAAAGCTTCATAGAACGGCACTGCTAA
- the LOC122618146 gene encoding trypsin beta — MVGLWMLWWLCHLALVFPSSSSKTRIVGGKETTISEVPYLVYLRQNGHFICGGSLISTRVVLSAAHCVYGSQPDDFTIHAGASRLDEEAPVVRNVVMFHTSPSYSATNFDMDVALLALQEAVFLMPGKVATISPCRNPPEGNSYARISGWGVTRENNRDPAEQVRTAMVRVLPGAECKLSYPGYGQLSDSMLCAAVRGIRDSCSGDSGGPLVYRGQVCGIVSWGFGCARPSFPGVYTNVASGRVHDFIEQTLHRIGN, encoded by the coding sequence ATGGTTGGCCTGTGGATGCTCTGGTGGCTCTGCCATTTGGCTCTCGTATTtcccagctcctccagcaaaACGCGCATTGTGGGCGGCAAGGAGACAACAATTTCGGAGGTTCCGTACCTGGTTTACCTGCGTCAAAATGGTCACTTCATCTGCGGTGGATCCCTTATCTCCACCAGAGTAGTTCTAAGTGCAGCGCATTGTGTTTATGGCTCCCAGCCGGATGACTTCACGATCCACGCCGGCGCCAGTCGTTTGGACGAAGAGGCTCCAGTGGTTCGCAATGTAGTTATGTTTCACACTTCGCCCAGCTACTCTGCCACCAACTTCGACATGGACGTTGCTTTGTTGGCGCTGCAGGAGGCCGTTTTCCTTATGCCCGGTAAAGTCGCCACCATTAGTCCTTGTCGCAATCCGCCGGAGGGTAATTCGTATGCCAGGATCAGTGGTTGGGGAGTGACCCGCGAGAACAACCGGGATCCGGCCGAACAGGTCCGCACTGCCATGGTGCGCGTGCTTCCAGGAGCGGAATGTAAGCTCTCATATCCCGGATATGGCCAATTAAGCGATTCTATGCTATGTGCCGCTGTGCGCGGTATCCGCGATTCCTGCTCCGGTGATTCCGGAGGTCCTTTGGTCTACCGCGGTCAGGTTTGTGGCATTGTCTCGTGGGGATTCGGCTGCGCCCGACCTTCTTTTCCAGGTGTGTACACCAATGTGGCTAGCGGAAGGGTTCATGACTTTATAGAACAAACTCTACACAGGATTGGAAACTAA
- the LOC122618147 gene encoding seminase, whose protein sequence is MATLWLVLYLIPLCWAASNEANSRIVGGVPVDIASVPYLVNLRIGGRFICGGSLVTPQHVVTAAHCVKGVGASRMLVVAGVTSLTETGVRSGVDKVYTPKAYNIRTLAMDVAVLKLKAPISGPKVSTIELCNSSFKAGDLIKVSGWGQITERNKAASMQVRSVDVALIPRKTCMSQYKLRGTITNTMFCASVPGVKDACEGDSGGPAVYQGQLCGIVSWGVGCARKSSPGVYTNVKTVRSFIDKALGM, encoded by the coding sequence ATGGCGACGCTATGGCTCGTGCTCTACCTGATCCCACTTTGCTGGGCGGCCAGCAACGAGGCCAACAGTCGGATTGTGGGCGGTGTACCGGTGGATATTGCCAGTGTGCCCTACTTAGTGAACCTGCGCATCGGTGGCCGCTTTATATGCGGCGGTTCATTGGTTACCCCCCAGCATGTTGTCACCGCTGCCCACTGCGTCAAGGGAGTTGGCGCTTCTCGTATGCTAGTCGTCGCCGGGGTAACGAGTCTTACGGAGACGGGTGTAAGAAGTGGAGTGGACAAGGTTTATACCCCAAAGGCCTACAACATCCGCACCCTTGCAATGGATGTGGCTGTTTTGAAACTAAAAGCTCCCATCAGCGGTCCCAAAGTGAGCACCATTGAGCTGTGCAATTCCAGCTTTAAGGCAGGTGATCTCATCAAGGTCTCCGGCTGGGGACAAATCACGGAGCGTAACAAGGCAGCTTCAATGCAGGTGCGCAGCGTGGATGTGGCGCTAATTCCACGTAAGACCTGCATGAGTCAGTATAAGCTGCGCGGAACCATCACAAACACCATGTTTTGCGCCTCGGTGCCGGGCGTCAAGGATGCCTGTGAAGGCGACTCCGGAGGACCTGCCGTCTATCAGGGTCAACTATGCGGAATTGTCTCGTGGGGCGTGGGATGCGCACGAAAAAGTTCACCGGGAGTCTACACGAATGTTAAGACTGTTAGGAGCTTTATCGACAAGGCTTTGGGGATGTGA